Proteins encoded within one genomic window of Mesobacillus subterraneus:
- a CDS encoding thiamine pyrophosphate-dependent enzyme, with amino-acid sequence MTMKTVFEKTTGLTDNQTHYCPGCTHGIIHRMVGEVLEEMGILEDTVGVASVGCSVLSYEYFNCDMTQAAHGRAPAVATGIKRVLPDRFVFTYQGDGDLASIGIAEAVHAAARGENITVIFVNNAIYGMTGGQMAPTTLVGQKTATTPFGRDGSIQGLPIRVSEMLSTLDGTAYIERVSTHDVPNIVKAKKAIRKAFETQKQGLGFSMVEILSSCPTNWGLDPNESLDWIKDNMVPAYPLGVYKDSQKGGVR; translated from the coding sequence ATGACAATGAAAACAGTATTCGAGAAAACAACTGGATTGACTGATAACCAGACGCACTATTGTCCTGGCTGTACGCACGGTATCATCCACAGGATGGTCGGCGAAGTGCTTGAGGAAATGGGGATTCTTGAAGATACAGTTGGAGTCGCTTCTGTCGGATGCTCTGTGCTGTCCTATGAATATTTCAATTGTGATATGACCCAGGCAGCTCATGGCAGGGCACCTGCTGTGGCTACTGGAATCAAGCGTGTCCTTCCTGACCGCTTTGTTTTTACCTACCAGGGAGATGGTGACCTTGCTTCGATTGGAATTGCTGAGGCTGTCCACGCTGCTGCTAGAGGTGAAAACATTACCGTTATTTTTGTTAATAATGCGATTTATGGAATGACTGGAGGACAAATGGCGCCGACAACATTGGTGGGTCAAAAAACGGCTACGACTCCATTCGGACGGGATGGCAGCATCCAGGGACTGCCGATCCGGGTAAGTGAGATGTTATCAACACTGGATGGAACAGCCTATATCGAACGAGTTTCGACGCATGATGTGCCGAACATCGTTAAAGCGAAGAAAGCGATTCGGAAAGCATTTGAAACACAGAAGCAGGGACTGGGTTTCTCGATGGTTGAGATTCTATCCAGCTGCCCGACAAACTGGGGTCTTGATCCTAATGAATCGTTAGATTGGATCAAGGATAATATGGTGCCAGCCTATCCTCTTGGTGTGTATAAAGATTCACAGAAAGGGGGTGTTCGCTGA
- the nrfD gene encoding NrfD/PsrC family molybdoenzyme membrane anchor subunit translates to MKINKWTILSAAFILFGLAGAANIFIHGEHAMGTTNKIPWGILIAGYEYFVGISTGLLLVAALGYVFHGKAIIPIGKSLLMFAIFSLISGFAILLVELGNPLNFIHYFLTPNFTSPIWWMAPLYGIYLLLLVTLTVFVVRGNQALIRPFAIMTAVSAIVALICIGFLFGFIIARPYWNGPISPLYFILTSVFSGIAMASVIAFLQERQKTRANFESVKFLRMLSLSMMGVMGVIYIGKTFVGLYGQVPGKYESLLALLTGPLSFNYWVLEISLAIVIPFVLIVSARKLTAIKLGLAGLLSLTGIFFMRFNMVIAGQITPLKVVKNPAEETVFNLFSVTWSEWALIIGGIGIMAMLHLQRELLERIIKHKPAAELKRHGDVTL, encoded by the coding sequence GTGAAAATCAATAAATGGACGATCCTGTCTGCAGCCTTCATTCTCTTCGGTCTGGCGGGAGCAGCCAATATTTTTATCCACGGTGAACATGCCATGGGTACAACAAATAAGATCCCATGGGGAATCCTGATTGCCGGCTACGAATATTTTGTCGGGATAAGCACCGGATTGCTGCTGGTCGCAGCATTAGGCTATGTATTCCATGGGAAGGCGATCATCCCAATCGGCAAATCACTGCTTATGTTTGCGATTTTTTCCCTTATCAGTGGGTTTGCAATTCTTTTGGTGGAGTTGGGCAATCCGCTTAACTTCATTCATTATTTCCTGACTCCTAACTTCACTTCGCCAATCTGGTGGATGGCACCGTTATATGGAATTTACCTGTTGCTGCTGGTGACTTTGACGGTGTTTGTCGTTCGTGGCAATCAGGCCTTAATCAGGCCTTTTGCAATCATGACCGCTGTATCTGCCATAGTCGCCCTGATTTGCATCGGGTTCCTGTTCGGTTTCATCATCGCCCGTCCTTACTGGAATGGACCGATTTCACCTCTTTACTTCATTCTCACATCTGTGTTTTCTGGCATCGCGATGGCTTCAGTTATCGCTTTTCTGCAGGAAAGACAGAAAACTCGTGCGAACTTTGAAAGTGTTAAGTTCCTCAGAATGCTGAGCTTATCCATGATGGGGGTAATGGGAGTGATTTATATCGGCAAAACCTTTGTCGGGCTATACGGCCAGGTGCCGGGAAAATATGAATCACTGCTCGCTTTGCTGACAGGACCTTTGAGCTTTAACTATTGGGTACTCGAAATATCGCTGGCTATCGTCATTCCTTTTGTACTGATTGTGTCTGCACGCAAACTCACAGCTATAAAGCTCGGGCTTGCAGGCCTGCTATCCCTGACAGGAATTTTCTTCATGCGTTTCAATATGGTAATCGCCGGACAGATTACTCCATTGAAAGTTGTCAAAAATCCTGCTGAAGAAACCGTCTTCAACCTTTTCAGTGTGACCTGGTCTGAATGGGCTCTGATCATAGGAGGTATTGGGATTATGGCAATGCTGCATCTCCAGCGTGAGCTACTGGAACGAATCATAAAACACAAACCAGCAGCAGAGCTGAAAAGACATGGGGATGTAACCCTATAA
- a CDS encoding rhodanese-like domain-containing protein — MKLFGKKILFLLAGTMLIFNGGCGTEQGFQPKVNGQSKELDSFSIVQQAADAYLKKTAESITAEEIFEKMILNYDPSYFIVDVRDTAAFAAGHIEGSVNIPYSMTAEPTQIANLPKDKKILVICYSGHTASQTAALWNMLGYDAVPMINGMGGWTSDSNLGTPLPQKTFDYEVEANETKAGNYDLPAPATKKYSDETAAILGSADDYLKTGLPPIMKPAAIQESINNESNGLLLVDLRSLNEYAAGHIPGAINISYESLAKLEQLKKLSPEKKIVLIDHDGTMSSKAARILNMLGYEAYAMKDGMRVWTSDAEINGILPISNEKVKDYPLKKLNTKLETETGAASCG; from the coding sequence TTGAAGCTGTTTGGAAAAAAAATATTATTCTTATTAGCCGGCACAATGCTGATTTTCAATGGAGGCTGCGGTACTGAGCAAGGTTTCCAACCTAAAGTAAATGGACAAAGTAAGGAGCTTGATAGTTTTTCAATCGTTCAGCAAGCTGCTGATGCTTACCTAAAAAAAACTGCAGAGTCTATTACTGCAGAGGAAATTTTCGAAAAGATGATTTTGAATTACGACCCTTCTTACTTCATTGTCGATGTCCGTGATACAGCAGCATTTGCAGCTGGTCATATTGAAGGGTCTGTCAATATTCCATATAGTATGACAGCCGAGCCGACTCAAATTGCGAATTTGCCAAAGGACAAGAAGATTCTGGTAATCTGCTACAGCGGCCATACAGCAAGTCAGACAGCAGCTCTTTGGAATATGCTCGGATATGACGCTGTTCCAATGATAAACGGGATGGGCGGCTGGACTAGTGATTCCAATTTGGGAACACCCCTTCCACAAAAAACTTTCGATTATGAAGTGGAAGCAAATGAAACAAAAGCCGGGAACTATGATTTACCTGCTCCTGCAACTAAGAAATATTCCGATGAAACCGCAGCTATTTTAGGAAGTGCTGATGACTATCTGAAAACCGGTCTTCCACCAATCATGAAACCCGCGGCTATCCAGGAATCGATTAATAATGAGTCGAACGGCCTCTTATTAGTCGATCTAAGGTCATTAAATGAATATGCGGCAGGACATATTCCAGGGGCAATCAATATCTCATATGAATCGCTGGCAAAGCTTGAACAGTTAAAGAAATTGTCTCCTGAGAAAAAAATTGTCCTCATTGACCATGACGGGACCATGTCCAGTAAAGCAGCAAGGATTCTCAATATGCTGGGATACGAAGCTTATGCTATGAAAGATGGCATGAGAGTATGGACATCCGATGCAGAAATCAATGGAATTCTTCCAATTTCCAACGAAAAGGTTAAGGATTATCCTTTGAAAAAACTAAATACAAAGCTCGAGACGGAAACTGGAGCCGCCAGCTGCGGTTAA
- a CDS encoding NCS2 family permease: MKNFFQFAERNTNYKQETLAGVTTFLSMAYILVVNPLILSQAGMDKGAVFTATALSAIIGSLLIGLLANFPIGIAPSMGLNSFFTFTVCIGMGVKWEVALTGVFIAGVLFVILSLLKIREKIINVIPQDLKHAIAAGIGFFVAFIGLKNAGIIIGSEATFVSIGNLTSGPVLLALFGFIVSVIMMVRGISGGIFYGMVIATIVGILTGLIEKPAAIVGSVPDISPTFGVVFNHLGDIFSPDVLAVIFTFLFVAFFDTAGALIAVASQAGLMKDNKIPNAGRALLADAGSAVAGAVLGTSTTASFVESSAGIAVGGRTGFTSVIIAACFGVAMLFSPILSVITPEVTAPALIIVGALMATEISKINWNNLAVIIPSFVTIIMMPLTFSVATGIALGFILYPLMMLGMGKFREVHPIMYVLGFLFVGYFMYV; the protein is encoded by the coding sequence ATGAAAAACTTTTTCCAGTTTGCAGAAAGAAACACAAATTATAAGCAGGAAACCCTCGCAGGAGTCACGACGTTTTTGTCGATGGCTTACATTCTTGTCGTCAATCCATTAATCCTAAGCCAGGCTGGCATGGATAAAGGAGCTGTTTTTACAGCTACAGCTTTATCAGCCATCATCGGATCCCTCCTCATCGGTCTGCTTGCTAACTTCCCAATTGGGATCGCTCCAAGTATGGGCTTGAATTCATTTTTCACTTTCACCGTCTGCATCGGCATGGGAGTCAAATGGGAGGTCGCACTTACTGGTGTGTTCATCGCGGGTGTTCTGTTCGTCATCCTCAGCCTTTTGAAGATTCGCGAAAAAATCATCAATGTCATCCCTCAGGATCTTAAGCATGCAATCGCGGCTGGGATTGGTTTCTTCGTCGCTTTTATCGGTTTGAAAAATGCTGGAATCATCATTGGCAGTGAAGCAACCTTTGTCTCAATCGGAAATTTGACATCAGGCCCTGTCCTGCTTGCTCTATTCGGCTTCATCGTCAGTGTTATCATGATGGTCCGCGGAATCAGCGGCGGCATCTTTTATGGAATGGTGATTGCAACAATCGTTGGAATTTTGACAGGCTTGATTGAAAAACCTGCAGCAATCGTCGGTTCTGTTCCTGACATCTCACCAACGTTTGGTGTCGTCTTCAATCACCTGGGAGATATCTTCTCTCCAGATGTCCTTGCCGTCATTTTCACATTCCTGTTTGTTGCTTTCTTTGATACTGCCGGGGCGCTTATTGCCGTAGCCAGCCAGGCTGGTCTGATGAAGGACAATAAAATACCGAACGCGGGGCGTGCCCTGCTTGCGGATGCAGGATCGGCTGTTGCTGGAGCTGTTCTTGGCACATCCACAACAGCTTCATTCGTTGAGTCATCAGCAGGCATAGCAGTCGGCGGGCGGACCGGCTTTACTTCAGTGATCATTGCAGCGTGCTTCGGTGTGGCAATGCTCTTCTCTCCGATCCTATCGGTTATCACGCCGGAAGTTACCGCACCGGCACTCATTATTGTTGGTGCATTGATGGCAACTGAAATCAGCAAAATCAATTGGAACAATCTTGCTGTGATTATACCTTCATTCGTTACAATCATCATGATGCCGCTCACCTTCAGTGTTGCAACAGGAATTGCTCTTGGCTTTATTCTTTATCCTTTGATGATGCTCGGAATGGGCAAGTTTAGAGAAGTCCATCCCATTATGTATGTACTTGGATTCTTGTTTGTTGGATATTTTATGTATGTTTAG
- a CDS encoding 4Fe-4S binding protein — protein sequence MEQRVVFNEETCKSCKLCVNACPTNVIYLADYLNEKGYRPAVVTDQENCISCGKCAQMCPDSVITVYRPEKVRKSV from the coding sequence GTGGAGCAGAGAGTTGTTTTTAATGAAGAGACTTGTAAATCATGCAAGCTGTGCGTGAACGCTTGTCCGACAAATGTCATTTATCTTGCTGATTACTTGAATGAAAAAGGCTACCGGCCGGCGGTTGTGACAGACCAGGAAAATTGCATCAGCTGTGGCAAGTGCGCGCAAATGTGTCCGGATTCGGTGATCACTGTTTATAGGCCAGAAAAGGTAAGGAAATCTGTATAG
- a CDS encoding 3-methyl-2-oxobutanoate dehydrogenase subunit VorB, whose amino-acid sequence MGKVLMKGNEVIAEAAVHAGCKYFFGYPITPQSELVAYMVRRLPEVGGLFLQAESEVAAINMVYGAAGTGVRVMTSSSSPGFSLKQEGISYLVGAELPALIVNVVRGGPGLGNIQPAQSDYFQVTKGGGHGDYHTPVLAPSTLQEIIDLTEAAFDIADQYRTPVILLGDGMLGQMMEPVEFKELTERDPEQKEWATTGTRGDGKPRIISSLELNADALEKRNELLQEKFAMIKQNEVRYDTFETEDADYIVTAYGTAARIAMNAINKARKDGLKIGMIRPITLWPFPEQPFIETRDRVKGYLSVEMSAGQMVEDVRLAVEGRAPVSFFGRTGGVVPTQEEIYDQIIKLAGGVEV is encoded by the coding sequence ATGGGGAAAGTACTTATGAAGGGTAACGAGGTTATTGCGGAAGCTGCTGTCCATGCGGGCTGCAAATATTTTTTCGGCTATCCGATCACACCGCAGAGTGAGCTCGTTGCCTACATGGTCAGAAGGCTGCCCGAGGTTGGCGGGTTATTTTTACAGGCGGAAAGTGAAGTAGCCGCGATCAATATGGTGTATGGAGCAGCTGGAACCGGTGTGCGTGTAATGACATCATCATCGAGTCCAGGATTCAGCCTGAAGCAGGAAGGCATATCATACCTAGTTGGGGCAGAACTGCCGGCACTGATTGTGAATGTCGTCCGAGGTGGTCCCGGGCTTGGAAATATCCAGCCTGCGCAATCGGACTATTTCCAGGTGACAAAAGGGGGAGGACATGGTGATTACCATACACCTGTCCTTGCTCCGTCAACGCTTCAGGAAATCATAGACCTGACAGAAGCGGCATTTGATATCGCTGATCAATATCGTACTCCGGTAATATTACTTGGGGACGGCATGCTCGGACAGATGATGGAACCAGTTGAGTTCAAGGAGCTGACTGAAAGGGATCCAGAACAGAAGGAATGGGCTACGACTGGTACCCGCGGAGATGGCAAACCAAGAATTATCTCCTCACTCGAATTGAATGCCGATGCGCTTGAAAAGCGGAATGAACTTTTACAGGAAAAGTTCGCGATGATCAAGCAGAATGAGGTCAGATACGATACGTTTGAAACTGAGGATGCCGATTATATTGTAACTGCTTATGGAACAGCAGCAAGGATTGCCATGAATGCCATCAATAAAGCACGGAAAGACGGATTGAAAATCGGGATGATCCGACCGATAACTCTCTGGCCATTTCCCGAGCAGCCATTCATAGAAACCCGTGACAGGGTGAAGGGCTATCTATCGGTCGAGATGAGCGCAGGCCAGATGGTTGAGGATGTCAGACTCGCTGTTGAAGGCAGAGCCCCTGTTTCGTTCTTTGGACGAACTGGCGGTGTCGTTCCTACCCAGGAAGAGATTTATGATCAAATCATCAAACTGGCCGGGGGTGTTGAGGTATGA
- a CDS encoding molecular chaperone TorD family protein: MTEEKRQLSNALMLLAEFYKPPTNELYQALRNGTAFEELTPFIKLEETWADSFSSYENMKQSYIQCFLGPSEPFAPPIESLYKQWTDDPTAAVSFARQTGFFYGDPALHVQYLFRQFKLEFPEEYRAMPDHLTLLLEFLSFLLEHGTANQIHSFISDHFDWLDDFVLELKKADTSLFFVSITQIVNQLVHSPAFGYRSELPGEERSE; encoded by the coding sequence ATGACAGAAGAAAAGCGGCAGCTGTCCAATGCGCTTATGCTGCTGGCAGAATTTTATAAGCCGCCAACAAATGAACTCTATCAAGCTTTGAGAAATGGAACTGCCTTTGAAGAACTGACGCCTTTTATCAAACTGGAAGAAACATGGGCAGACTCTTTTTCTTCCTATGAAAATATGAAACAGTCCTATATCCAGTGTTTTCTTGGGCCTTCCGAGCCTTTCGCACCACCAATTGAATCACTCTACAAACAATGGACCGATGATCCTACCGCGGCTGTTTCATTCGCTAGACAAACTGGATTCTTCTATGGGGACCCTGCACTGCATGTCCAGTATCTGTTCCGCCAGTTCAAGCTTGAGTTTCCCGAGGAATATCGAGCCATGCCAGACCACTTGACCCTGTTGCTCGAATTTCTATCGTTTTTGCTCGAGCATGGTACAGCTAATCAGATCCATTCTTTTATTTCTGACCATTTCGATTGGCTTGACGATTTCGTCCTGGAATTGAAAAAGGCTGATACGAGTTTATTCTTTGTATCGATCACACAAATAGTGAACCAGCTTGTCCACTCCCCTGCATTTGGCTACAGGAGTGAACTGCCTGGTGAAGAAAGGAGTGAATAG
- the srrA gene encoding respiratory selenite reductase catalytic subunit SrrA — translation MTNLSRRTFLKASATVVAAGSVPAYFGFSEFKKAATEESVKKVPTFCHGCTSYCGIIAHVKNERVWKVEGHPIHLKSSGRICARSHGMAAYLYSKDRVTGPMKRVGEGKFEPISWNQAFKEIGEKLDSIVKQYTGNSVLWLEHGTHRKSYVDRLFDTIGSPNFTTQYSTCFNAKTNAWLQMTGTSLNGDHKNAKYMIFEGRNFAGGIIPNGMNHITHAKENGAKLIVIDPRFSEIAKIADEWIPIKPGTDLAFRLAMANVLISENLYNKTFVQQFVDGFSEFKRMNMGYSPEWAEPITGVNADKIREIARDFAKYAPQAFIEPGWHGLHSHYVNSTQTSQMGIILNALVGNFYEKGGLMPSASLQMGHLDLPAIENMPEKGARIDGAGVTGKYRTVEPSRGIAHITPLLVQQGLAKAVFICNYNPLRTAPDPEEQKKIKDAELVVSINIDWNETSYYAADYILPEHYYLERLEHPQAVSGHISHDNPQLALRQPVIKPMYDTKNTLDMLKGIADAMGHKDLYPFTIEQEVEAAIAPLGITFEQLKKAGTLEFPATVKPGFPIKKGKPALPTLTGKIQFSADLFKIDGKLGIPVWVPPLVEPDPKNDHEFRLIHGKQPWHSHAMTTNIEQLMKLSEKYQGTFMWLNASRARKLGIKTGDTVTVRSNIAKKKVQVKVTELLHPEAAWLPSTYGGFSPKNRTANGIGVNFNDFIPIMVDPLSGSTMAQEVVVTVAKEGN, via the coding sequence ATGACAAACTTATCACGCCGTACGTTTTTGAAAGCTTCAGCAACAGTTGTCGCAGCAGGCTCGGTTCCAGCTTATTTCGGCTTTAGTGAGTTCAAGAAAGCTGCCACCGAGGAAAGCGTGAAGAAGGTACCAACCTTTTGCCACGGATGCACAAGCTATTGCGGAATCATTGCCCATGTGAAGAACGAGCGGGTCTGGAAGGTCGAAGGACATCCCATCCATTTGAAATCCAGCGGCAGAATTTGCGCAAGGAGCCACGGAATGGCAGCATACCTGTACTCAAAAGACAGAGTGACTGGCCCAATGAAACGGGTTGGAGAAGGGAAATTCGAACCAATCAGCTGGAATCAGGCATTCAAGGAAATCGGCGAGAAGCTTGACAGCATCGTTAAGCAGTACACCGGTAATTCTGTATTGTGGCTGGAGCACGGCACCCATCGGAAGTCATATGTGGATCGCTTGTTTGACACAATTGGCTCGCCGAACTTCACGACACAATATTCAACATGCTTCAATGCTAAAACAAATGCATGGCTGCAAATGACTGGCACCTCCCTTAACGGTGATCATAAGAATGCTAAGTACATGATATTTGAAGGAAGGAACTTCGCAGGTGGCATCATACCGAATGGCATGAACCACATCACGCATGCAAAGGAAAATGGCGCCAAGTTGATCGTCATCGATCCGCGCTTTTCTGAGATTGCGAAAATCGCAGATGAATGGATTCCAATCAAACCAGGTACAGATCTTGCCTTCAGGCTGGCGATGGCGAATGTTTTAATATCAGAAAACCTCTACAATAAGACCTTTGTCCAACAATTCGTCGATGGCTTCAGTGAATTCAAGCGCATGAATATGGGATACTCACCAGAATGGGCGGAGCCAATCACCGGAGTAAACGCTGATAAAATCCGGGAAATTGCCAGGGACTTCGCAAAATATGCACCACAGGCCTTCATCGAGCCAGGCTGGCACGGGCTGCATTCCCATTATGTGAACAGCACCCAAACGTCCCAGATGGGGATTATCCTGAATGCACTTGTTGGGAACTTTTACGAGAAAGGCGGCTTGATGCCATCTGCAAGCCTGCAGATGGGACATCTCGACTTGCCTGCAATCGAAAATATGCCTGAAAAAGGCGCTCGTATCGATGGAGCTGGTGTGACTGGAAAGTACCGCACTGTCGAACCATCAAGGGGAATCGCCCATATCACGCCGCTGCTTGTTCAACAAGGCCTGGCTAAAGCGGTATTCATCTGTAACTATAATCCGCTCAGGACCGCGCCGGATCCCGAGGAGCAAAAAAAGATCAAGGACGCAGAGCTTGTGGTTTCAATCAACATCGACTGGAACGAAACAAGTTACTATGCCGCTGATTATATCCTTCCTGAGCATTATTATCTGGAAAGATTAGAGCATCCTCAAGCTGTATCAGGACATATTTCGCATGATAACCCACAGCTTGCCCTTCGCCAACCCGTCATCAAACCGATGTATGACACAAAAAACACGCTTGATATGCTGAAGGGGATTGCCGACGCAATGGGGCATAAGGATTTGTATCCTTTTACAATTGAACAAGAAGTAGAAGCAGCGATTGCACCGCTCGGCATCACATTCGAACAGCTGAAAAAAGCAGGAACACTGGAGTTCCCGGCTACTGTTAAGCCTGGTTTCCCGATAAAAAAAGGCAAACCGGCTCTGCCTACGCTCACCGGAAAGATTCAATTCTCTGCCGATCTGTTCAAGATTGATGGAAAACTCGGAATTCCTGTCTGGGTACCGCCACTCGTTGAACCTGATCCTAAAAATGACCATGAATTCCGCCTGATCCATGGGAAGCAGCCTTGGCATTCTCACGCAATGACAACCAATATTGAACAGCTGATGAAGCTTTCCGAAAAGTATCAGGGTACCTTTATGTGGCTGAATGCTTCACGAGCCAGGAAGCTTGGCATCAAAACTGGAGACACCGTAACGGTTAGGTCGAACATCGCCAAAAAGAAGGTTCAAGTTAAAGTAACCGAGCTCCTGCACCCAGAAGCCGCCTGGCTCCCTTCCACTTATGGCGGATTCTCGCCTAAAAACAGGACAGCAAACGGAATCGGCGTGAACTTTAATGATTTTATCCCAATCATGGTAGACCCTCTTTCTGGCTCGACAATGGCCCAAGAGGTTGTCGTGACCGTGGCAAAGGAGGGCAACTAG
- a CDS encoding 4Fe-4S dicluster domain-containing protein, which produces MAKYGLLVFPERCTGCTACNIACASHNQLGLDVSYNRLEFLEKGTYPYVKMEILPVQCQHCDNAPCVSVCPTQATYKREDGIVEIDADKCIGCKYCMAACPYEARQLNEKRVPEKCRWCPEMLEKGEQPACSATCMNEVRLFGDLEDPNSQLNKELAKHEVYQLLEAKGTKPSIFYVKK; this is translated from the coding sequence ATGGCAAAATACGGCCTTTTGGTATTCCCGGAACGCTGTACAGGCTGCACCGCCTGCAACATCGCCTGTGCGTCGCATAATCAGCTCGGATTGGACGTTTCCTATAACCGACTTGAATTTTTGGAGAAAGGAACTTACCCTTATGTGAAAATGGAAATTTTACCAGTACAGTGCCAGCATTGCGACAACGCTCCGTGCGTTTCCGTCTGCCCTACCCAGGCAACTTACAAGCGTGAAGATGGAATCGTCGAAATTGACGCTGATAAATGCATTGGCTGCAAATATTGCATGGCTGCCTGCCCTTATGAAGCAAGACAGCTGAATGAAAAGCGCGTTCCGGAAAAATGCAGATGGTGCCCTGAGATGCTTGAAAAAGGTGAGCAGCCTGCCTGCTCTGCGACATGCATGAATGAGGTCCGCCTGTTCGGAGACCTGGAAGATCCAAATAGCCAGCTGAACAAAGAGCTGGCAAAGCACGAAGTCTATCAATTGCTTGAAGCTAAAGGCACGAAGCCAAGCATCTTCTATGTGAAAAAATAA
- a CDS encoding nucleotide-binding protein, whose protein sequence is MKKGADITIITGHFGSGKTEIAINLALEAGKRNTRTAVADLDIVNPYYRARDARSIFEQNCIELIAPAERLAAADLPIVPGDMSRVIYDPAYKLIVDAGGDKDGATALGQFYNDWKEMMPEVLFILNANRPYLSTLEGAVETLQKIESASRLKITGIINNSNVGSETTLQDVEKGLILSRELSDTLGIPLLYTMVPQHLSAESLGIVTESPVKVITRYLKLPWEI, encoded by the coding sequence GTGAAAAAAGGTGCGGACATTACCATCATTACCGGCCATTTTGGCAGCGGAAAAACAGAGATAGCAATTAATCTAGCACTGGAGGCAGGAAAAAGAAATACTAGGACAGCAGTTGCAGACCTCGATATCGTTAATCCATATTATCGTGCGAGAGACGCCAGGAGTATTTTTGAGCAAAATTGTATTGAACTTATTGCACCTGCTGAAAGGCTTGCAGCCGCTGATTTACCGATTGTTCCGGGCGATATGAGCAGGGTGATCTATGACCCGGCATATAAGCTGATCGTCGATGCAGGAGGAGATAAGGATGGAGCTACGGCACTGGGGCAATTTTATAATGACTGGAAAGAAATGATGCCAGAGGTGCTTTTTATTTTGAATGCAAACCGGCCATATCTCAGTACTCTGGAGGGGGCGGTTGAGACATTACAGAAAATTGAAAGTGCCTCCCGGCTGAAGATTACAGGAATCATCAATAACTCGAATGTGGGATCGGAGACGACACTTCAGGATGTTGAAAAGGGATTAATTTTAAGCAGGGAGCTATCAGATACTCTGGGGATTCCTTTGTTATACACGATGGTACCGCAGCATTTATCAGCCGAAAGTCTTGGAATTGTGACGGAGTCCCCAGTGAAAGTGATTACGAGGTATTTAAAATTGCCATGGGAAATTTAA